One window of Desulfarculus baarsii DSM 2075 genomic DNA carries:
- the pheT gene encoding phenylalanine--tRNA ligase subunit beta: MLVPLKWLRQFVDYNVADQDLADLLSLSGLEVEGLQRRHQGLELVLAAKVLRVEPHPNADRLHLVTVDDGRAEHVVVCGAPGVAPGQIVPLALEGAVLGELTIKRARIRGVESRGMLCSERDLGLSDDHGGLLNLDPTTPLGAPLTEALGLETAVMEISITPNRGDALGVLGVAREVGALLNLPVRDIDCAPPEDDQPVAALASVEIQAPDACRRYVARMVRGAVVGPSPLWLRDRLAACGVRPINNLVDVTNYVMMERGQPLHAFDHARLAGGRIVVRRAVADEPFTTLDGQQRKLQEGMLLICDAEKPVALAGVMGGQNSEIEAHTSDVLIESAFFEPGGIRRTAKALGMGSESSYRFERGVDLEGCAKAADRAAQLMAMLSGGRVCAGRVDAYPRPYQAPAIAVSAARTSALLGLPLDVAAIKRPLEALGLSVEAVGDDSLTAWPPAARTDLERPVDLIEEVARIIGYDKIPVSTPCGVIGGKPRAREQLVRERLRDLMTAQGFDEAINYSFGHPDWPDKLRLAADDPRRGAVAMQNPLAEDQSALRTSLLPGLLGCVRRNLGHRVADVALFEVGKTFIARPDNPQPHESMRLGAVLCGLAQPVSWFAGEAEVSFAHIRGAVEYLAEAMGLADPRLAQEGPRPPYLEAGQWLAVLVGQRRLGEIGLVAAQVAADFEVKKPVYYLDLDVDLLVQLTPERGQFRHLPRFPEVMRDVALVVDEAVAAGEVLAEARAWGGKLLREARLFDVYKGKPLDKRQKSLGLRLTYRADDRTLTEEEIVPDFEAMVGRLVERFKAALRA; this comes from the coding sequence ATGCTGGTTCCACTGAAGTGGCTGCGCCAGTTTGTCGACTACAATGTCGCCGACCAGGATCTGGCCGATCTGCTTAGCCTTTCCGGCCTGGAGGTCGAGGGGCTGCAACGGCGGCATCAGGGCCTGGAACTGGTGCTGGCGGCCAAGGTTCTGCGTGTCGAGCCCCATCCCAACGCCGATCGCCTGCATCTGGTAACGGTCGATGATGGCCGGGCCGAGCATGTGGTGGTCTGTGGCGCGCCGGGCGTGGCCCCGGGGCAGATCGTGCCGCTGGCCCTGGAGGGCGCGGTGCTGGGCGAACTGACCATCAAGCGGGCCAGGATTCGCGGCGTGGAGAGCCGGGGCATGCTCTGCTCCGAGCGCGACCTGGGCCTGAGTGACGACCACGGCGGGCTGCTGAACCTGGATCCGACCACCCCCTTGGGCGCGCCCCTGACCGAGGCCTTGGGCCTGGAGACGGCGGTGATGGAGATCTCCATCACGCCCAACCGTGGCGACGCCTTGGGCGTTCTGGGCGTGGCCCGCGAGGTCGGGGCGCTGTTGAATCTGCCGGTGCGCGACATCGACTGCGCGCCCCCGGAGGACGACCAGCCCGTGGCCGCCCTGGCCAGCGTGGAGATTCAGGCCCCCGACGCCTGCCGCCGCTACGTGGCCCGCATGGTGCGTGGCGCGGTCGTGGGCCCCTCGCCGCTGTGGCTGCGCGACCGCCTGGCCGCCTGCGGCGTGCGGCCCATCAACAACCTCGTCGACGTGACCAACTACGTGATGATGGAGCGCGGCCAGCCCCTGCACGCCTTTGACCACGCCCGCCTGGCCGGCGGGCGCATCGTGGTGCGCCGGGCCGTTGCCGACGAGCCCTTCACCACCCTCGACGGCCAGCAGCGCAAGCTGCAAGAGGGCATGCTGCTGATCTGCGACGCCGAAAAGCCCGTGGCCCTGGCCGGCGTGATGGGCGGGCAAAACAGCGAGATCGAGGCCCACACCAGCGACGTGCTCATCGAGAGCGCCTTTTTCGAGCCCGGCGGCATCCGTCGCACGGCCAAGGCCCTGGGCATGGGTAGCGAGTCATCCTACCGTTTCGAGCGGGGCGTCGATCTGGAAGGCTGCGCCAAGGCCGCCGACCGGGCGGCCCAACTCATGGCGATGCTGTCCGGCGGGCGGGTCTGCGCCGGCCGCGTTGACGCCTATCCCCGGCCTTATCAGGCCCCGGCCATCGCCGTCAGCGCCGCGCGGACCTCGGCCCTGCTGGGCCTGCCCCTGGACGTGGCGGCGATCAAGCGGCCTTTGGAGGCCCTGGGCCTGAGCGTGGAGGCCGTCGGCGACGACAGCCTGACCGCCTGGCCGCCGGCGGCGCGCACCGACCTGGAGCGGCCGGTGGACCTGATCGAGGAAGTGGCGCGGATCATCGGCTACGACAAAATCCCCGTCAGCACGCCCTGCGGCGTCATCGGCGGCAAGCCGCGGGCCAGGGAGCAACTCGTCCGTGAACGCCTGCGCGATCTCATGACCGCCCAGGGCTTCGACGAGGCCATCAATTATTCCTTTGGCCACCCCGATTGGCCCGACAAACTGCGCCTGGCCGCCGACGATCCCCGGCGCGGCGCGGTGGCCATGCAAAACCCCCTGGCCGAGGATCAGTCGGCCCTGCGCACCAGCCTGCTGCCCGGCTTGCTGGGCTGCGTGCGGCGCAACCTGGGCCACCGCGTGGCCGACGTGGCCCTGTTCGAGGTGGGCAAGACCTTCATCGCCCGTCCCGACAATCCCCAGCCCCACGAGTCCATGCGCCTTGGCGCGGTGCTCTGCGGCCTGGCCCAGCCGGTTTCGTGGTTCGCCGGCGAGGCCGAAGTGAGCTTCGCCCACATCCGTGGCGCGGTGGAATACCTGGCCGAGGCCATGGGCCTGGCTGATCCGCGCTTGGCCCAGGAAGGCCCGCGGCCGCCCTATCTGGAGGCCGGCCAGTGGCTGGCGGTGTTGGTGGGCCAACGGCGGCTGGGCGAGATCGGCCTGGTCGCGGCCCAGGTCGCCGCCGACTTCGAAGTCAAAAAACCGGTCTACTACCTGGACCTGGACGTGGATTTGCTGGTACAACTAACTCCAGAGCGCGGTCAATTCCGCCATCTGCCCCGCTTCCCCGAGGTCATGCGCGACGTGGCCCTGGTGGTCGACGAGGCGGTGGCCGCGGGCGAGGTGTTGGCCGAGGCCAGGGCCTGGGGCGGCAAACTGCTGCGCGAGGCGCGCCTGTTCGACGTCTACAAGGGCAAGCCTCTGGATAAGCGGCAAAAATCCCTGGGCCTGCGCCTGACCTACCGCGCCGACGACCGCACGCTGACCGAAGAAGAAATAGTGCCCGATTTCGAGGCCATGGTGGGCAGGCTCGTGGAGCGCTTCAAGGCGGCCCTGCGCGCCTAG
- a CDS encoding MerR family transcriptional regulator, whose translation MAKGDIPDKPYYRIGEIARILGIETHVLRYWESEFPQLRPVRAASKQRLYRREDLGTLFCIKGLLHDQRYTIAGARQRLDELAAAERQTQATPAPEQPAQPTAEDAADVRGQVLAELKDILRLLS comes from the coding sequence ATGGCCAAGGGCGACATCCCGGACAAGCCCTATTATCGCATCGGCGAGATCGCCCGCATCCTGGGCATCGAGACCCACGTGCTGCGTTACTGGGAGAGCGAGTTTCCCCAGCTAAGGCCCGTGCGCGCCGCCAGCAAGCAGCGGCTCTACCGCCGCGAAGACCTGGGCACGCTCTTTTGCATCAAAGGCCTCCTGCACGATCAACGCTACACCATCGCCGGCGCGCGCCAGCGCCTCGACGAACTGGCCGCCGCCGAACGCCAGACCCAGGCCACGCCCGCGCCGGAGCAACCCGCCCAGCCAACCGCCGAGGACGCCGCCGACGTGCGCGGCCAGGTGCTGGCTGAACTCAAAGACATCTTGAGACTGTTGTCCTAG
- a CDS encoding HepT-like ribonuclease domain-containing protein, giving the protein MSDTKTQDAVLRNLQTLAESTQRLPEELKAKYPDVPWRAISGFRNLLAHDYLGVNQSTVWDICRHDLPGLGAVVASMLAKAD; this is encoded by the coding sequence TTGTCGGACACCAAGACGCAAGACGCCGTCCTTCGCAATTTGCAGACGCTTGCCGAGTCCACCCAGCGGCTGCCAGAGGAGCTCAAAGCGAAATATCCAGATGTTCCCTGGCGAGCCATTAGCGGATTCCGCAATCTGTTGGCGCATGATTATCTGGGAGTGAACCAGTCGACCGTTTGGGATATTTGCCGACACGACCTGCCCGGTCTGGGAGCGGTCGTGGCGTCGATGCTCGCGAAAGCGGATTGA
- a CDS encoding nucleotidyltransferase family protein, which translates to MDEQLLSKRAEILDIAARHGVRSIRVFGSFARGRASAQSDVDFLVEAGQRRSPFFPGGLIADLEELLGRQVDVVEPEGLHWLIKDRIIAEAIPL; encoded by the coding sequence ATGGACGAACAGTTGCTGAGCAAACGGGCGGAGATTCTGGATATTGCCGCCCGGCATGGCGTTCGCAGCATCCGAGTTTTCGGATCCTTCGCCAGGGGACGGGCGTCAGCCCAAAGTGACGTGGATTTCCTGGTGGAGGCGGGCCAACGACGCTCTCCTTTTTTCCCCGGCGGCCTTATTGCCGATCTTGAAGAGCTGCTGGGCCGACAGGTGGATGTGGTGGAGCCAGAGGGGCTTCACTGGCTCATCAAGGACCGGATTATCGCGGAGGCGATCCCGCTTTGA